From the genome of Corallococcus macrosporus DSM 14697:
GCCGTCTCGGTGGTGACGCGCGCGAAGAGGTAGCCCTGCCGCCCCAGCTCCTGCTCCAGGGACTGACGCGAGGACTCCACCGCGTCGAAGCTCAGCGGCTCGCCCTCGCGGACGCGCCGGCCCAGGGCCCAGCTCGCCAGGCTCGGTGGCACGCCTTCGAAGTCCACCTTCACCAGCCGCGCCTGGGGCCCCTCCTGCACGTCGAACTCGGCGACGGCCGAGCGCCCCACGACGTCCACCGTCAGGCCCCGGAACGACACCGCCGCGGAGAGGAAGCCCTGCTCGCGGTAGGCCTCGTTCATGGCCTCCACGGCCTCCAGCCACGCGTCCTCCACGTACACGGTGGACGCCGGCGGCGGGGGCTCGGCGCCCGGCACGCTGGGGCCGTGACGGCCCTCCGTGTCCAGCGGGTCGTCGAGCATCCGCAGGTCCAGCTCCGGCCGCGACGTGCCCGCCAGCACCCGCTCCGTCAGCATGGCGCGCAACGCCTCCGCCGGCAGTCCAGTGTTGCCATGGAAGCGCACGTCGCTCACGCGCAGCGGGTGCCCCTCCTCCACGTCGAACACCAGCGCCACCACCTCGCTGTCCGGGCGCAGCACCTCGCGGGGGCGGACGCGCACGTCGTGGAAGCCACGGTAGCGGTAGAAGGCCTCCACGCGCCGCGCGAGCCGGCCGGCGACGACCTCATCCATGGGCTCGGAGACGTCGTGCGCCAGCACGCGCTCCAGCACGGCCTGGGGGAAGTGGCGGTTGCCGTGGAAGCGCAGCACGTAGCGAGGCCCCGCCGACAGCGGCACCGCCACCGACGCGAAGCTCCCCTCCACCAGCACCGCCGGGGCCCCCACCTGCGCGCGCCAGTAGCCCTCGCCGCGCAGCAAGGCGCGCAGCGCCTCCAGCGAGCTGGACAGGCGGGCCCGGTCGAACACCTGCCCCGGGCGCAGCGCCAGCACCTCCAGGAGCCGGGGCAGCGGCAGGCCGGGGCTCCCGGAGAACGTCACCTGGCGCACCCGCGTGGGCAGGCCTTCGTCCACGGAGAGCACCACCGCGACGCCGTCCGTCACCGGCTCCTGCGTCACGGAGACCCGCGTCGAGTCGTACCCCTTGCGCTGGTAGGCCTGGAGGATGGACGCCACCGCGCCCTGCAGCTCCTCCTCGTCCAGCGGACCGCCTTCGAGCAGGCCGCTGGCCTCCAGCAGCTCCCCGTCCGACAGCACGGCGTTGCCCTCGAAGCGCAGCCGCGCCAGCCGCGCCACGGGGGTGAGCTGGAAGATGAGCCGCACCCCGCCGCGCACCGGCGCCGTGCGCGCCACCACGTCCGTGAAGCGGCCCGTGGCCCACAGCCGCTCCACCGAGCGCCGCACCGCGCCCGGCGTCAGCGTCTGCCCCTTGCGCACCGCCACCAGGTCGCTCAGGCCCTGCGCGTCAGCGCCGCCGGGCAGGTGCAGCTCCACGGCGGAGACCTCGGCGCCGAAGCCACGCGCGTCGCCGGGCTGCGCGCGCGCGGGGACCGGGACGAGTGCGCAGAGCACCAGCGCCACCAGCGCGAGCGCGCGGGCTACTCGACCTCCCAGCTCAGCTTCAGCTCGAGCCCGAGGTTTCCAAACGAGGCTTCGTTGTTCTCGTTGTCCCACTGGGCCTGCGCGGAGAGTCGGTCATCGAAACGGTACTCGGCCCGCGCCCGCGTGCCGCGCCCGCTCACGGGTTGCGTCATGCCGATTTTAAGCTGCTCGCTCAGGAACTTCGACTCCAGTTGTGCGGTGGGCTCCGCTTGCCGGGTGGCGTCGTTGTAGGTCGTCGAAATCTGCAGGGACAAATCCCTCAACACCGGATTGCTGGGAAGGAAGCGCTGGAGCTGCCGGTCCAGGCCCGACACGTTGAAGAGGGCCTCGGCCGCCAGGCCGGCGCTCGCCGCGGCCGCGGTGTCCTGGTCGGACGAGGTGAAACCCAGCGTGAGGAGCGACACGATGTCGCCCTCCACCAGGGCCGGCTCCGAGGAGAGCAGAATCTGCGGGTCGGACGGCTTGCCGAAGGCGTGCAGCTTCACCACGAACTCACGCACCTGCGTCTGGGCCTGGACCTCGAAGACGGGGTCGATCTGCGTCGGGTCCTGGAACTCCACCTGCCCCTGGCTGATGGTGAAGGGGTTGTTGCGGAAGAAGGCCTGGCTGCCCTCGGCCAGCTCCACCCGGCCCAGCAGCCCCGGCCGCAGGTCCGTCCCCGTCAGCCGCACGTCGCCCAGCAGGCGGGCCTTCGCCAGGTTGTTGTCCACGCGCACGTCGCCGAAGTGCACATTCACGTCCCAGATGACCCAGGGCTTCGGCGGCTCCCCCGACGCGGACGAGGACGCGCCCGCCGCCAGGTGGGTGGTGCGCCGCTGCATCGTCTTCAGCAGCGCCTCCACGTCCAGCGCCTTCTGGTAGCGCATCTTCACGATGTCCATGCCGCCGGTGACGGTGAAGCCCTTGGGCGGGCCAATCACCTGGAGCAGGCCGGAGAAGGTCGCGGGCAGGTCCTCCGTGAGCCGGTAGGGCACCTCGTCCAGTTGGATGGTGAGCCCCAGCCGCTGCGGCAGGAAGCGCTCCAGCCGCACGTCGCCGCGGGCGGACACGCGCCCCTCGTTGAGCTGCCCCTGCAGGTGCTCCACCAGCACGCGCTGGCCCGTCATCTCCACGCGCCCGGCCATGTTGCGCACCTGGACGGGCCAGTCACGCAGCGCCATCCGCATGTCGAACAGCTCCGCGGAGCCCACCACCGACGGCTTCTCCAGCGTCCCGGAGGCCTCCGCGTCCACGGTGATGCGCCCGGAGGCGCGCTCCACCATGGCGGGCATCAGCGACTCCAGCAGGCGCAGGTCCAACCCGCCCCGCAGGGTGACATCCATGCCGCGAGGGCTCATCCACCCGCCCAGGGACAGGTCCACGTGCTGGCCCGTGAAGCGGAAGGGCTGCACGTCCGTCCGCCCGGCCGCGTACGACAGCGAGATGGGGCCCGCGTTCTCCCCCCGCAGGTCATCGCGCGAGAGGACCAGCCGCTCCACGGTGGCGTCCACCTGCGAGCCCGCGGGCGCCAGGAGCAGGCCCTTCGCGCTCAGCGTGCCGGACAGCGCCCCGCTGACGCCGGCCCACATCGGCGCGTCCGGGAGCAGCGGGCGAATCTCCGGCAGGGAGAACGAGCCCTGGGCTTCATAGGGCCAGTCGTCCTGCACCTTCATGCGGATGCGGCCGGTGGCGTCCCGGAACGGGTTGCCCCACACCTCGAAGGTCTTCCCCACCAGCTTCCCGGTGAGGTCCATGGCGCCCAGGTTGCGCTCGGCGAAGGTGACGCGCGGCGCGCGCAGCGTGACGTCCACCACCGGCACGTCGGCGGTGCCCGACACGACGCCGT
Proteins encoded in this window:
- a CDS encoding POTRA domain-containing protein, whose protein sequence is MVALVLCALVPVPARAQPGDARGFGAEVSAVELHLPGGADAQGLSDLVAVRKGQTLTPGAVRRSVERLWATGRFTDVVARTAPVRGGVRLIFQLTPVARLARLRFEGNAVLSDGELLEASGLLEGGPLDEEELQGAVASILQAYQRKGYDSTRVSVTQEPVTDGVAVVLSVDEGLPTRVRQVTFSGSPGLPLPRLLEVLALRPGQVFDRARLSSSLEALRALLRGEGYWRAQVGAPAVLVEGSFASVAVPLSAGPRYVLRFHGNRHFPQAVLERVLAHDVSEPMDEVVAGRLARRVEAFYRYRGFHDVRVRPREVLRPDSEVVALVFDVEEGHPLRVSDVRFHGNTGLPAEALRAMLTERVLAGTSRPELDLRMLDDPLDTEGRHGPSVPGAEPPPPASTVYVEDAWLEAVEAMNEAYREQGFLSAAVSFRGLTVDVVGRSAVAEFDVQEGPQARLVKVDFEGVPPSLASWALGRRVREGEPLSFDAVESSRQSLEQELGRQGYLFARVTTETAVGEDGTRATVIFRADAGPQVKVGRILVQGLTRTDPDLVLANLDVEEGRPVALDELTEGQRRLARLGVFRQVDVALADPTRREDTKDVLVTVQERPRLDGQVSGGYFLVDGPRITLDTAYRNLDGMGLSLLARGKINYAGWSAEALSRDRRIACQQTVPGGGPSPGCDVELQGLNGLGGRGNLALAQPRLFFLLPLQVGARLDLIGERVHRPSYVSSRFAAAAAMDWAAATWLNLSLSYEVENNRLRSRAGVLELLNRADRERLRYPFGDFALHSLRPSATLDFRDDPANPRRGVVFVSSAEFTRGLSVRPTDVAGNRVEAYPIDGVKLSGSLSGYIPLGRRASVALSARAGTIIPLEAQAQAIGSKLFYLGGSSSLRGFREDGVLPEDVRGALQQRLRDCRALISPSGCSADLKAVLAGQIPASQGGELFTLGKAELRLPALSSVDLGLFFEAGNLWLDRTQFDPGRLRYAAGAGLRYVTPVGPLAFDVGFNLDPDESVNEATTQFHFSIGTF